One Saccharomyces eubayanus strain FM1318 chromosome XVI, whole genome shotgun sequence DNA segment encodes these proteins:
- the MLC2 gene encoding Mlc2p yields MNHSESLTFNQLTQDYINKLKDAFQMLDEDEDGIISRKDLAKMYATLGKTLTDEEWSKMVPSNENTTKEVGVEGVSFPIFLSIMGKNLSQFPEREELEKSFKSLSGKDDLNIPLNEVIESLKEAGFENPEEEFAKLLKLFTTNQQSTDEKTFRGKLFLDSITD; encoded by the coding sequence atgaacCATAGTGAATCGCTAACGTTCAATCAACTCACGCAAGACTACATAAATAAACTCAAGGATGCATTTCAAATGctagatgaagatgaagatgggATTATTAGTCGGAAGGATCTTGCCAAAATGTATGCTACCTTGGGAAAGACATTGACAGACGAAGAATGGTCCAAAATGGTACCCAGTAATGAAAATACCACAAAGGAGGTTGGTGTAGAGGGTGTGAGCTTccccatttttttatctatTATGGGAAAAAACCTGTCACAATTTCCCGAACGTGAAGAATTAGAGAAAAGCTTCAAGTCACTTAGTGGGAAAGATGATTTAAACATTCCTCTCAATGAGGTGATTGAATCGTTAAAGGAGGCGGGCTTTGAAAAtcctgaagaagaatttgcTAAACTTCTGAAATTGTTTACTACAAATCAGCAAAGCACTGATGAGAAAACCTTTCGAGGTAAGCTTTTCTTGGATTCAATCACCGATTAA
- the PZF1 gene encoding Pzf1p encodes MGKLVGDNGNKSPCEIEREPMAMSRSQSTDSLNSLNSTRSSSSNRPKTYFCDYDGCDKAFTRPSILTEHQSTVHQGLRAFQCDSCAKSFVKKSHLERHLFSHSDTKPFQCSYCGKGVTTRQQLKRHEVTHTKSFVCPEDGCDLRFYKHPQLRAHILSVHLHKLTCPQCDKSFQRPYRLRNHISKHHDPEVVNPYQCTFAGCCKEYRIWSQLQSHIKNDHPKLKCPICNKPCVGENGLQMHMIIHDESLVTKNWKCHICSNTSFSRKHDLLTHYQSMHTDEDVPLELKYKAPDIQQLVQEQGIHLSDEDVTSEQDSGKISNRLRKRRKLNENNNFIFLQNEINLEKQLEFGEDGLNLLLNSVGRKHKCFYNKCYRTFKTKEKYDKHIDKHKIHELKLKILQEKEGKEMIENSDENQRDLKPTTILSEK; translated from the coding sequence ATGGGCAAATTGGTCGGAGATAATGGGAATAAGTCTCCATGTGAAATCGAACGAGAGCCCATGGCAATGTCACGATCTCAGAGCACCGATTCTTTGAATAGTTTGAATTCTACCAGGAGCTCATCGAGCAACAGGCCAAAAACGTATTTTTGTGACTATGACGGCTGTGATAAGGCATTCACGAGGCCTTCGATCTTAACTGAGCATCAATCGACCGTTCATCAAGGTTTAAGAGCATTTCAGTGCGACAGTTGCGCAAAATCGTTTGTTAAGAAGAGTCATCTAGAGAGGCACTTGTTTTCGCATTCTGATACGAAGCCATTCCAATGTTCTTATTGTGGCAAGGGAGTGACAACTCGACAGCAATTGAAGCGCCATGAAGTTACGCATACCAAATCTTTTGTTTGTCCCGAAGATGGATGCGATCTCCGATTTTATAAGCATCCTCAGTTAAGGGCTCATATTCTATCCGTCCATCTACACAAATTAACCTGTCCCCAATGTGATAAAAGTTTCCAGAGGCCCTACAGGCTAAGGAATCATATCTCCAAACACCATGATCCTGAAGTAGTAAATCCTTATCAATGTACTTTTGCTGGCTGTTGTAAAGAATACCGTATATGGTCGCAGTTGCAATCACATATTAAGAACGACCATCCTAAACTGAAATGTCCCATTTGCAACAAGCCTTGTGTGGGGGAAAATGGTCTACAGATGCATATGATCATTCATGATGAATCTTTGGTGACTAAGAACTGGAAATGTCATATTTGTTCTAATACATCTTTCTCAAGAAAACACGACCTTCTCACTCACTACCAGTCAATGCATACGGATGAGGATGTTCCCTTAGAATTGAAATATAAGGCCCCCGATATTCAACAATTAGTTCAGGAGCAAGGGATTCATCTTAGCGACGAAGACGTCACCAGCGAACAAGATAGTGGCAAAATATCCAATAGGTTAAGGAAACGAAGAAAGCTcaatgaaaataacaacttcatctttttgcaaaatgaaataaaccTAGAAAAGCAGTTAGAGTTTGGTGAAGATGGGTTGAATCTTCTACTGAATTCTGTTGGAAGAAAGCACAAGTGTTTTTACAATAAATGTTATAGAACTTTCAagacaaaggaaaaatacgaTAAACATATAGATAAGCATAAAATACATGAACTGAAACTGAAAATcctacaagaaaaagaaggtaaGGAAATGATAGAGAATAGTGACGAAAACCAGCGGGACCTGAAACCAACTACAATACTGAGTGAGAAATAA
- the ATG13 gene encoding serine/threonine protein kinase regulatory subunit ATG13 codes for MVANLDNEKEVLQLIDSFFLKATLLICSTESSRYQSSTENIPLFDDTWFEDHTELVSELPEIISEWSDYDGQTNLPPLVVETYLDLRQLNPSHLVRLKDHEGHLWNVCKGTKKQEIVMERWLIELDNSSPTFKSHSGDGTDVTELSKQLVLLFRYLFTLIQLLPTTELYQSLIKTYSGPQNESIANSISVADPVVNIRTRILDGSKPILSKGRIGLSKPVINTYSNTLNESNLPAHLDQKKITPVWTKFGLLRVSVSYRRDWKFEISNTNDDSFSNRHVILSRNSQQPQQQSEQPKQQSQQEQLEQNEQQTVEQNQEQAQQHDQQQRRIPESRSLSLSPCTRANSFEPQSWQKKVYSIARPVQPFKVGSIGSQSTSRNPSNSSIFNQLPIHRPSISSNSGPQMNIEGTSVGSTSKYSSSFGNIRRHSSVKTTENTEKLLRAVKSPLQLQESQDDLMDFVKLLEEKPDLTIKKTNGSNQPNINISDSLIRYQSLKPSNDLLSEDLTVSLSMDPNHTYHRGRSDSHSPLPSISPSMHYGSLNSRMSQGATANHLVARGGGNSSTSAFNSRRNSLDKNVNRQGMSGLPPIFGGESTSYHHEEEDDEDDHLLNQMGNSTIKFKSSISPRSIDSISSSFIKSRIPIRQPYYYSQPTTAPFQAQAKFHKPANKLTDNGNRSNSNNNNPNGTDGGNTMHNEDDDQDDDLVFFMSDMNLSKES; via the coding sequence ATGGTTGCCAATCTGGATAACGAGAAAGAAGTTCTTCAATTGATAGatagttttttcttgaaagcAACATTGCTAATATGTTCTACAGAATCGAGCCGATACCAATCTTCTACAGAGAATATACCTTTATTTGACGATACATGGTTTGAAGATCACACAGAATTAGTGAGTGAGCTGCCCGAGATAATATCGGAATGGTCTGATTATGACGGTCAAACAAATTTGCCACCCTTAGTGGTAGAGACATACTTGGACTTAAGGCAGTTGAATCCGTCTCATTTAGTAAGGTTAAAAGACCATGAAGGTCATTTATGGAATGTTTGCAAGGGAACCAAGAAACAGGAAATCGTAATGGAACGGTGGCTTATAGAATTAGACAACTCTTCCCCAACTTTCAAGTCGCATAGTGGAGATGGGACAGATGTTACTGAGCTTTCCAAACAGttagttcttcttttccgtTATTTGTTTACTTTAATACAGTTATTGCCCACGACAGAGTTGTATCAGTCACTAATCAAAACTTATAGTGGTCCACAGAATGAAAGTATTGCCAACTCAATATCAGTAGCAGATCCGGTAGTCAACATTCGGACGCGTATTCTTGACGGATCCAAAccaattttatcaaaggGAAGAATAGGATTAAGCAAACCGGTTATTAACACTTACTCAAATACACTAAATGAATCTAACCTACCTGCTCACTTAgatcagaaaaaaattacacCAGTGTGGACCAAATTTGGGCTTTTGAGAGTGTCAGTATCGTATAGGCGTGATTggaaatttgaaattagCAATACAAACGACgattcattttcaaaccGACATGTAATCCTTTCACGTAACTCACAACAACCACAACAGCAATCGGAACAACCAAAACAGCAGTCACAACAAGAGCAGCTAGAACAAAACGAACAACAAACAGTAGAACAGAATCAAGAGCAGGCACAACAGCATgatcaacaacaaagacGGATACCTGAGAGTAGATCTCTCTCGCTTTCTCCATGTACAAGAGCCAATTCCTTTGAACCACAGTCTTGGCAGAAGAAAGTGTATTCAATAGCAAGGCCTGTTCAACCATTTAAAGTCGGTTCTATTGGAAGTCAAAGCACGAGCAGAAATCCTTCTAATTCATCTATTTTCAACCAGTTACCCATCCATAGACCGAGTATAAGTTCCAATTCTGGACCTCAAATGAATATTGAGGGTACTAGCGTGGGAAGTACCTCAAAATACTCTTCCTCATTTGGGAATATCCGCCGTCACTCAAGCGTCAAAACGACAGAAAATACAGAAAAATTGTTAAGAGCTGTTAAGAGTCCATTACAACTGCAAGAGTCGCAGGATGACTTAATGGATTTTGTTAAattattggaagaaaaacccGATTTAACCATCAAAAAGACTAATGGTAGCAATCAACCCAATATTAATATATCTGATTCGTTAATTCGATATCAAAGCTTGAAACCGAGTAATGATCTATTGAGTGAGGATTTAACTGTAAGTTTATCTATGGATCCAAACCATACATACCATAGAGGTAGGTCAGACTCTCATTCCCCCTTGCCTTCCATATCACCTTCGATGCATTACGGGTCATTGAATTCAAGAATGTCTCAAGGTGCCACTGCCAACCATTTAGTTGCGAGAGGTGGGGGAAATTCTTCTACTAGTGCCTTCAATAGTAGAAGGAACTCTTTAGATAAGAATGTGAACAGGCAAGGAATGTCGGGGCTACCTCCTATCTTTGGCGGTGAGAGTACTTCATATCAtcacgaagaagaagatgacgagGACGACCATTTGCTAAATCAAATGGGAAACAGTACCATCAAGTTTAAAAGTTCAATATCTCCAAGATCGATAGACAGTATTTCGAGTTCTTTCATCAAAAGTAGGATACCGATCAGACAACCATACTACTACTCTCAACCAACCACTGCACCCTTCCAAGCCCAAGCGAAGTTCCACAAGCCTGCGAATAAATTAACGGATAATGGCAATAGAAGCAATagcaataacaacaatccTAATGGGACTGATGGAGGCAACACAATGcataatgaagatgatgatcaAGATGATGATTTAGTATTTTTCATGAGTGATATGAATCTTTCTAAAGAAAGTTGA
- the RPC82 gene encoding DNA-directed RNA polymerase III subunit C82: MDELLNDVVSAENQAGQGGAESERLVTPEDVMTISSLEQRTLNPDLFLYKELVKAHLGERAASVVGMLVALGRLSVRELEEKIDGMDTESIKTTLVSLTQLRCVKFLQETAISGKKTTYYYYNEEGIHLLLYSGLIIDEITSQMRVDDEHKQLVAQIVQNVISLGSLTVEDYLSSVTSESMKYTISSLFVQLCEMGYLIQISKLHYTPIEDLWQFLFDKHYNTIPRNSPLSDLKKRSQAKMNAKTDFAKILSKPNDLSQILTVDTKTSLRVVKSTVSLTINLDRFMKGRRSKQLTNLAKTRVGSITAQVYSIALRLTEQKSPCIIDPLTQTGLLQDLDEAKSFQEELELIEEKTPGLTFNAIDLAKHIPKELDLRGSLVTKKPSDNKKRSGSNSAQPPANKKLKTEDGFAIPALPAGILKSVPDSEEGEQGGEQEAEDDDELDADMENPHSASLINSHLKILSSSNFPFLNETKPGVYYVPYSKLMPTLKSSVYEYIIASTLGPSAMRLSRCIRDNKLVSEKIINSTALMKEKDIRSTLASLIRYNSVEIQEVPRTVDRSASRAVFLFRCKETHSCNFMKQNLEWNMANLLFKKERLKQENSTLLKKANRDDVKGKENELLLPSELNQLKMVNERELNVFARLSRLLSLWEVFQMA; this comes from the coding sequence ATGGACGAGCTACTGAACGATGTGGTAAGTGCGGAAAATCAAGCAGGTCAAGGCGGGGCAGAGTCCGAGAGACTGGTCACGCCCGAAGACGTTATGACCATATCTTCCTTGGAACAGCGGACTTTGAATCCTGATTTGTTTCTATATAAGGAATTGGTGAAGGCACATCTGGGTGAGAGGGCTGCCTCTGTGGTCGGAATGCTGGTTGCACTGGGCAGATTGAGTGTTCGGGAGTTGGAGGAGAAGATAGATGGCATGGATACGGAGAGCATCAAGACCACGTTAGTGTCATTGACGCAATTGAGGTGTGTTAAGTTTTTGCAAGAAACAGCGATTTCCGGGAAAAAAACCAcctattattattataacGAGGAAGGAATTCATCTTTTGCTTTACTCAGGGTTGATTATTGACGAAATTACATCTCAAATGCGTGTTGACGATGAACATAAGCAATTAGTTGCACAAATCGTACAAAACGTCATATCATTAGGCTCCCTGACTGTCGAGGACTATTTGAGTAGCGTCACATCAGAATCCATGAAGTATACCATTTCGTCACTCTTCGTGCAATTATGTGAAATGGGATATCTTATTCAAATATCGAAATTACATTATACTCCGATTGAAGACCTGTGGCAATTCTTATTCGACAAGCATTATAACACAATCCCCAGAAACTCTCCCTTATCggatttgaagaaaagatctCAAGCGAAGATGAATGCAAAGACCgattttgcaaaaatttTGAGTAAACCAAACGACCTTTCACAAATCTTAACCGTTGACACCAAGACTTCATTGAGGGTCGTTAAGTCTACGGTCTCCTTAACTATTAATTTAGATAGGTTTATGAAGGGTAGAAGATCCAAACAATTGACCAATTTGGCCAAAACGAGAGTCGGATCCATTACAGCTCAGGTTTACAGCATTGCATTAAGACTCACAGAGCAAAAATCTCCCTGCATTATAGATCCATTAACTCAAACAGGTCTTTTACAGGATTTAGATGAGGCAAAATCGTTTCAGGAAGAACTAGAGCTCATTGAGGAAAAGACGCCAGGTTTAACCTTTAACGCTATTGACTTGGCAAAGCATATCCCTAAAGAATTGGACCTGCGCGGCAGCTTAGTAACCAAGAAGCCCTCTGACAATAAGAAACGTTCCGGTTCGAACTCCGCTCAACCACCAGCAAATaagaaactgaaaactGAAGATGGATTTGCCATTCCTGCGCTACCTGCTGGCATACTCAAATCTGTTCCAGATAGTGAAGAAGGAGAACAAGGAGGAGAACAAGAAGCCGAGGACGACGATGAATTGGATGCAGATATGGAAAATCCGCACTCAGCTTCGTTAATAAATAGccatttgaaaatcttatcatcatcaaattttCCATTCCTAAACGAAACAAAACCAGGTGTTTATTATGTTCCGTATAGTAAATTAATGCCAACTTTAAAGTCATCTGTTTATGAATATATTATTGCCTCCACACTAGGTCCATCCGCTATGCGTTTGAGCCGTTGTATTCGTGATAACAAGCTAGtctctgaaaaaattattaattCAACTGCATTGATGAAGGAAAAGGATATAAGATCGACATTAGCATCTTTGATTAGATACAACTCGGTGGAAATCCAAGAAGTTCCAAGAACTGTCGACAGATCTGCTTCAAGGGCAGTTTTCTTATTCAGATGCAAAGAAACACATTCCTGCAATTTCATGAAGCAAAACTTGGAGTGGAATATGGCAAATTTGCTTTTCAAGAAGGAAAGAttaaaacaagaaaactCCACCTTATTAAAAAAGGCAAATAGAGATGATGTTAAGGGAAAAGAGAATGAGCTTTTACTACCAAGCGAACTGAATCAATTAAAGATGGTCAATGAAAGAGAGCTAAATGTTTTTGCACGTTTGTCGAGACTATTATCACTTTGggaagttttccaaatggcatga
- the SKI3 gene encoding SKI complex subunit tetratricopeptide repeat protein SKI3, producing MSDVKQLLKEAKLELTRRDYEETIEISEEVLKLDPDNYFAHIFLGKAFSSLPPSNEGNSNRHLESATAHYISATKLAPDNLLAWKGLFLLFKTTEAVPNILSYDEYFDLCGQYADILLKQEQSQVELINDIKLLKKTHTDCRKAFYEHLKPGSLMAETIGRHLATPQDALLNLIKILSNTEVTEIGKAVSQNRLRLKASDPDYQIKLNSFSWEIIKNSEIDQLYNQLVNILTDDQLRSDTENEWLEYRIKVLKSMPLDVKKGFFMKVKDMVEDMVLVDHQSLLAWQKFFEWKDYEDLDNMDAMLILQYFKKFPKDPLAMILYSWVFSKLSKYDIKSLEATNQPTESHDKRNKETDVKNTDEHVIKDQDENENEPKEDDEEDFDDMEIGLLEDEVVTALTENIVKCKNNILAHRILCQYYLLTKEYEASLPYIKTGISLIAYNIKDLGVYLPLTKREFSLDLATVYTYVDAPKDHNAALRLYDNILSGDSDNIQAKMGKGIIFIERKNWEEAMTLLTEVHEQSPDNLEVLSELSWSKAHMGFMEEALIGLDGVVKAIKGMDLRSIDFRALNLWRQAKVYLMKHASLDDENQENIKFAFKLLIQSIKILDTFAPGFSTLGDIYCHYYKDHSRAFKCYFKAFDLDAGDYTAAKYITETYASKPNWQAASSIASRLIKGEKAKAELRSNNWPFRVVGVAHLEKQEESDSIEWFQSALRVDPNDVESWVGLGQAYHACGRIEASIKVFDKAIELQASHTYARYFKALSLCDMGEYLESLETLEKVCQEVATEESFQIGLVDVLVKYSLDLYSQGFLMKSVAIANDTIERIRIIITELQCTNQQIWICLSQVLRLFIWIESKVDTLPVESLVSIFQISGLTETKEVDSIDNIKIDTLLDSTTDDNVSIACKFLILASKYSVSNQSMSDAAGTIRASYWYNIGISELTAFVTLKDSHYRDAAVFAFKKSIQLQSNTSETWIGLGIATMDINFRVSQHCFIKATALEPKATDIWFNLAMLGLKKNDAEFAQQVLNKLQSLAPQDSSPWLGMALILEQQGNIVESSKLFAHSYILSNGSSKAAQVLYAKSVLENHIDNGDDERDIETVEKLTTVSIALDQFFKKSPENPFAIQCALLTFERLHHYEPANKLADQLAGILEKRFEKTQDEKELFNFGIIKGQFARIHLGLGHFELSIENAELSQGIISESSDKKALRTKISNHISLGLSYFFLNDFDQTLRQFQELLRISKESKHLVILIAKVLYDVGENDAKEIALQELTEYITAKGADLLITLTIAAMSILDDKREDLSIIVNELKALPLSSLIADKHKDAPYLIEEITKRLYNDDTCKQTWQRSAYFFPNNLEVWNRLNKNIQRKIASNGQNKVTAEEMSKLYCESKNLRSVQRSVFLCPWNKTVVNALKECF from the coding sequence ATGTCGGACGTCAAACAACTGTTGAAAGAAGCCAAGCTAGAATTGACGAGACGGGACTACGAAGAGACCATTGAAATTTCTGAAGAAGTTCTTAAATTAGACCCTGACAATTACTTTGCACATATCTTTTTAGGCAAAGCGTTTTCGAGTCTTCCACCTAGTAATGAAGGCAACTCAAATCGTCATTTGGAGAGTGCCACTGCCCATTATATATCCGCTACCAAATTGGCCCCTGACAACCTTTTAGCATGGAAGGGTCTTTTCCTCTTATTCAAGACCACCGAGGCCGTTCCAAATATACTTTCGTatgatgaatattttgatttatgTGGCCAATATGCCgatattcttttgaagcAGGAGCAGTCTCAAGTAGAGCTGATAAATGACATAAAGcttttaaagaaaactcATACAGACTGTAGGAAGGCCTTTTATGAGCATTTGAAACCCGGATCTTTAATGGCCGAAACCATTGGTCGTCATTTAGCTACACCACAGGACGCCTTATTGAATCTCATAAAAATTTTGTCCAATACAGAAGTCACAGAAATTGGTAAGGCCGTTAGTCAGAATAGATTAAGACTAAAAGCCAGTGATCCAGATTATCAGATTAAATTAAACTCATTCTCCTGGGAAATCATTAAAAACTCAGAAATTGATCAGCTATACAACCAATTAGTAAATATTCTCACCGATGATCAACTGAGAAGTGACACCGAAAATGAGTGGTTGGAATATAGAATCAAAGTCCTAAAATCTATGCCGTTAGATGTGAAGAAGGGTTTCTTCATGAAAGTCAAAGACATGGTTGAAGACATGGTTCTTGTAGATCACCAGTCTTTACTTGCCTGgcagaaattttttgagTGGAAGGATTACGAAGATCTGGACAACATGGATGCCATGCTGATATTACAGTATTTTAAGAAGTTTCCTAAAGATCCTTTAGCGATGATTCTTTATTCTTgggttttttcaaaactatCAAAATATGATATCAAGAGTTTGGAAGCCACTAATCAACCGACTGAAAGCCATGACAAGAGAAATAAGGAAACAGATGTCAAGAATACAGATGAACATGTAATTAAGGAtcaagatgaaaatgaaaatgagccaaaagaagatgacgaagaagatttcGATGATATGGAAATCGGTTtattggaagatgaagttGTAACTGCATTAACAGAAAATATCGTAAAGtgcaaaaataatattttggcACATCGGATTTTATGTCAGTATTATTTGCTCACCAAGGAATACGAAGCATCTTTGCCGTACATCAAAACGGGAATTTCATTAATCGCTTATAACATTAAGGATTTGGGAGTTTATTTGCCATTAACTAAAAGAGAGTTTTCTCTGGATCTGGCAACTGTTTATACATACGTTGATGCTCCAAAAGATCATAATGCTGCGTTGAGATTATACGACAACATTTTATCTGGTGATTCTGACAATATACAAGCAAAAATGGGTAAGGGTATAattttcattgaaagaaagaactggGAGGAGGCAATGACTTTATTGACCGAAGTGCATGAACAATCTCCTGATAACTTGGAAGTTTTGTCTGAACTATCGTGGAGTAAAGCACATATGGGTTTCATGGAAGAAGCTCTGATTGGCCTAGACGGGGTGGTCAAGGCTATCAAAGGTATGGATTTGCGTTCGATTGATTTCAGAGCATTGAACTTATGGAGGCAAGCAAAAGTATATCTAATGAAACATGCTTCACTTGACGatgaaaatcaagaaaatatcaagtTTGCATTCAAACTACTAATTCAAAGTATCAAGATCTTGGACACTTTTGCCCCTGGTTTCTCAACGCTGGGTGATATCTATTGTCACTATTATAAAGATCATTCAAGAGCTTTCAAATGTTACTTCAAAGCGTTTGATCTGGATGCAGGTGATTATACGGCTGCAAAATATATTACAGAGACATATGCAAGCAAGCCCAATTGGCAAGCCGCCTCTTCCATTGCTTCAAGATTGATCAAAGGCGAAAAGGCCAAGGCAGAATTACGTTCGAACAATTGGCCATTTAGAGTCGTTGGGGTTGCTCACCTGgaaaagcaagaagaaagtgaCTCTATTGAGTGGTTTCAATCTGCTTTACGCGTTGACCCCAATGATGTTGAGTCATGGGTAGGTCTGGGACAAGCATACCATGCGTGTGGTCGTATAGAAGCATCAATTAAAGTCTTCGATAAGGCCATTGAATTACAAGCTTCACACACTTATGCGCGATATTTCAAAGCTCTATCACTATGTGACATGGGTGAATATCTTGAAAGTTTGGAGACGCTAGAAAAAGTGTGCCAAGAAGTGGCTACCGAAGAATCTTTCCAGATTGGTTTGGTGGATGTGCTTGTAAAATACTCCTTGGATTTATATTCACAGGGGTTTTTAATGAAATCAGTAGCAATTGCCAACGATACTATTGAAAGGATTAGGATAATAATCACCGAGTTGCAATGCACAAACCAGCAGATTTGGATTTGCCTTTCACAAGTCTTGAGACTGTTCATTTGGATAGAATCCAAGGTTGATACTTTACCTGTTGAATCACTAGTAtcaattttccaaatttctGGGCTTACTGAAACTAAAGAAGTTGATTCCATCGACAATATTAAAATTGACACCTTGCTGGATAGTACTACTGACGATAATGTATCCATTGCATgtaaatttttgatattggCTTCAAAATACAGTGTTTCCAATCAAAGCATGTCAGATGCCGCAGGAACAATTAGAGCTTCATACTGGTATAATATTGGTATCTCTGAGCTTACCGCATTTGTTACTTTGAAAGATTCTCATTATAGAGATGCTGCAGTTTTTGCTTTCAAGAAATCGATTCAACTACAATCCAATACAAGCGAAACTTGGATTGGACTGGGTATAGCAACTATGGATATAAACTTTCGTGTTTCACAACATTGTTTCATTAAGGCAACTGCTTTGGAGCCCAAAGCGACCGATATTTGGTTCAACTTGGCTATGCTGggcttgaagaaaaatgatgCTGAGTTTGCCCAGCAAGTTCTCAATAAGTTACAAAGCCTTGCGCCACAGGATTCATCTCCTTGGTTAGGAATGGCTTTAATACTTGAACAACAAGGGAATATTGTCGAAAGCTCTAAATTGTTTGCACACTCCTACATATTATCCAATGGTAGTTCAAAGGCCGCCCAAGTATTATATGCTAAAAGTGTACTTGAAAATCATATTGACAACGGTGATGACGAAAGAGATATTGAAACAGTAGAAAAACTAACCACTGTTTCAATAGCTCTGGATCAgttcttcaagaaaagcCCTGAAAATCCGTTCGCTATTCAGTGTGCTCTGTTAACCTTTGAAAGGTTACACCATTACGAGCCTGCTAATAAGTTAGCTGACCAACTCGCAGGAATATTGGagaaaagatttgaaaaaactcaAGACGAAAAAGAGTTATTTAATTTTGGTATCATCAAGGGACAGTTTGCCCGTATTCATCTAGGTCTGGGGCATTTTGAACTCTCCATTGAAAATGCAGAATTGTCTCAAGGTATTATATCCGAATCCAGTGACAAAAAAGCATTAAGAACAAAGATATCGAATCATATTTCTCTAGGATTGAGTTATTTTTTCCTGAATGATTTTGATCAAACATTAAGACAATTTCAAGAGTTGCTAAGAATTTCGAAGGAATCTAAGCATTTGGTGATTTTGATCGCTAAGGTACTTTATGATGTAGGTGAAAATGATGCGAAGGAAATTGCCCTACAAGAACTAACAGAATATATAACCGCAAAAGGGGCAGACTTGTTAATAACACTAACCATTGCAGCTATGTCAATTCTGGATGACAAGCGTGAAGATTTAAGCATTATTGTAAATGAATTGAAGGCCTTGCCATTGTCCAGTCTGATAGCGGATAAACACAAAGATGCACCATATCTGATAGAAGAGATAACGAAAAGACTTTATAATGATGACACCTGTAAACAAACATGGCAAAGAAGCGCATATTTTTTCCCCAATAATCTCGAGGTCTGGAATAgattgaataaaaatattcagCGTAAAATAGCTTCTAACGGTCAGAATAAAGTCACTGCAGAGGAGATGAGTAAACTATACTGTGAAAGTAAAAATTTGAGAAGCGTGCAAAGAAGTGTGTTCCTGTGTCCTTGGAACAAAACTGTGGTGAATGCACTAAAAGAGTGCTTTTAG
- the RPO26 gene encoding DNA-directed RNA polymerase core subunit RPO26 produces the protein MSDYEEAFNDGNENFEDFDVEHFSDEETYGEKPQFKEGEATDADGKTIVTGGNGPEDFQQQEQIRRKTLKEKAIPKEERATTPYMTKYERARILGTRALQISMNAPVFVDLEGETDPLRIAMKELAEKKIPLVIRRYLPDGSFEDWSVEELIVDL, from the exons ATGTCTGACTACGAAGAGGC GTTTAACGACGGTAATGAGAACTTCGAAGATTTTGATGTAGAGCATTTCTCTGATGAAGAGACCTACGGAGAAAAACCACAATTCAAGGAGGGTGAAGCCACTGATGCGGATGGTAAGACCATTGTCACTGGTGGTAATGGACCAGAAGATTTCCAACAGCAAGAGcaaataagaagaaagacACTTAAGGAAAAGGCTATTccaaaggaagaaagagCCACTACCCCATATATGACCAAGTATGAAAGAGCAAGAATTTTGGGTACAAGAGCTCTGCAAATTTCCATGAATGCCCCAGTTTTTGTAGACTTGGAAGGTGAAACTGATCCATTGCGTATTGCCATGAAGGAATtggctgaaaagaaaattccTTTGGTCATCAGAAGATATTTGCCAGATGGTTCCTTCGAGGATTGGAGTGTGGAGGAACTTATTGTGGATTTGTGA